In Ciconia boyciana chromosome 12, ASM3463844v1, whole genome shotgun sequence, a genomic segment contains:
- the MAGT1 gene encoding dolichyl-diphosphooligosaccharide--protein glycosyltransferase subunit MAGT1 isoform X2, whose amino-acid sequence MGARRQSGAVMAALPVLALLLLLAWGGPRAAGQKRKEMVLSEKVNQLMEWASKRSVIRMNGDKFRRLVKAPPRNYSVIVMFTALQSHRQCVVCKQADEEYQILANSWRYSSAFTNKIFFAMVDFDEGSDVFQMLNMNSAPTFINFPAKGKPKRGDTYELQVRGFAAEQLARWVADRTDVSIRVIRPPNYAGPLMLGLLLAVIGGLVYLRGSNLDFLYNKTGWAFAALCFVLAMTSGQMWNHIRGPPYAHKNPHTGQVNYIHGSSQAQFVAETHIVLLFNGGVTLGMVLLHEAATSDMDVGKRKIMCIAGIGLVVVFFSWLLSVFRSKYHGYPYSFLMS is encoded by the exons ATGGGCGCGAGGCGGCAGAGCGGGGCGGTCATGGCGGCGCTGCCGGTgctggcgctgctgctgctgctggcctgggGCGGGCCGCGCGCCGCGGGGCAGAAGCGGAAGGAG atggtGTTATCAGAAAAAGTGAACCAGCTAATGGAGTGGGCTAGTAAAAGATCAGTTATTCGAATGAATGGAGACAAATTTCGACGCCTTGTGAAGGCACCACCCAGAAATTACTCGGTGATTGTGATGTTCACTGCTCTTCAGTCTCACAGACAGTGTGTTGTGTGCAA GCAAGCTGATGAGGAATACCAGATTCTGGCAAACTCCTGGCGATATTCCAGTGCATTTAccaataagattttttttgctatggTAGATTTTGATGAAGGCTCAGATGTATTTCAGATG CTAAACATGAATTCTGCTCCAACCTTCATTAACTTTCCTGCTAAAGGGAAGCCTAAACGGGGTGACACATACGAACTTCAGGTGCGCGGCTTTGCAGCTGAACAACTTGCTCGTTGGGTGGCTGACAGAACTGATGTCAGT ATTCGTGTGATAAGGCCACCAAACTATGCTGGACCATTGATGTTAGGACTGCTGCTGGCTGTCATCGGAGGCCTCGTATATTTGCGTGGAAGCAATCTGGATTTTCTGTATAACAAAACTGGCTGGGCATTTGCTGCTTTG tgttttgtgttAGCAATGACATCAGGCCAGATGTGGAACCACATTAGAGGTCCACCCTATGCTCATAAGAATCCCCATACAGGACAAGTG AACTATATCCATGGAAGCAGCCAAGCCCAATTTGTGGCAGAAACACACATTGTTCTTCTGTTTA ATGGTGGTGTTACTTTAGGAATGGTACTCCTCCACGAAGCTGCTACTTCTGACATGGatgtggggaaaagaaaaa TCATGTGTATTGCTGGTAttggtttggtggtggtgttctTCAGCTGGTTGCTGTCTGTCTTCAGATCTAAATACCATGGCTACCCATACAG TTTCCTAATGAGTTAA
- the MAGT1 gene encoding dolichyl-diphosphooligosaccharide--protein glycosyltransferase subunit MAGT1 isoform X1: MGARRQSGAVMAALPVLALLLLLAWGGPRAAGQKRKEMVLSEKVNQLMEWASKRSVIRMNGDKFRRLVKAPPRNYSVIVMFTALQSHRQCVVCKQADEEYQILANSWRYSSAFTNKIFFAMVDFDEGSDVFQMLNMNSAPTFINFPAKGKPKRGDTYELQVRGFAAEQLARWVADRTDVSIRVIRPPNYAGPLMLGLLLAVIGGLVYLRGSNLDFLYNKTGWAFAALCFVLAMTSGQMWNHIRGPPYAHKNPHTGQVNYIHGSSQAQFVAETHIVLLFSILPTEKHVP; the protein is encoded by the exons ATGGGCGCGAGGCGGCAGAGCGGGGCGGTCATGGCGGCGCTGCCGGTgctggcgctgctgctgctgctggcctgggGCGGGCCGCGCGCCGCGGGGCAGAAGCGGAAGGAG atggtGTTATCAGAAAAAGTGAACCAGCTAATGGAGTGGGCTAGTAAAAGATCAGTTATTCGAATGAATGGAGACAAATTTCGACGCCTTGTGAAGGCACCACCCAGAAATTACTCGGTGATTGTGATGTTCACTGCTCTTCAGTCTCACAGACAGTGTGTTGTGTGCAA GCAAGCTGATGAGGAATACCAGATTCTGGCAAACTCCTGGCGATATTCCAGTGCATTTAccaataagattttttttgctatggTAGATTTTGATGAAGGCTCAGATGTATTTCAGATG CTAAACATGAATTCTGCTCCAACCTTCATTAACTTTCCTGCTAAAGGGAAGCCTAAACGGGGTGACACATACGAACTTCAGGTGCGCGGCTTTGCAGCTGAACAACTTGCTCGTTGGGTGGCTGACAGAACTGATGTCAGT ATTCGTGTGATAAGGCCACCAAACTATGCTGGACCATTGATGTTAGGACTGCTGCTGGCTGTCATCGGAGGCCTCGTATATTTGCGTGGAAGCAATCTGGATTTTCTGTATAACAAAACTGGCTGGGCATTTGCTGCTTTG tgttttgtgttAGCAATGACATCAGGCCAGATGTGGAACCACATTAGAGGTCCACCCTATGCTCATAAGAATCCCCATACAGGACAAGTG AACTATATCCATGGAAGCAGCCAAGCCCAATTTGTGGCAGAAACACACATTGTTCTTCTGTTTAGTATCCTTCCTACTGAGAAGCATGTG CCTTAA